A single window of Granulicella mallensis MP5ACTX8 DNA harbors:
- a CDS encoding phosphoribosylaminoimidazolesuccinocarboxamide synthase, with product MERQRLIDAIPYCLTETNLPLLDKYPGKVRDTYDLGDGRLLLVTTDRQSGFDRMLGAIPFKGQVLNRTSLHWFAATKHIVGNHVLRSPHANALLARKCRVLPIEFVVRGYLTGSTDTSIWTQYAKGVRQYCGHALPEGMRKNEKLQQNIVTPTTKETAHDRPITAQEIVAEGWMTAEQWEFCSAKALALFAFGQKIAAEHGLILVDTKYEFGVGDDGEILLIDEIHTPDSSRYWLADSYAERLAVGQEPDMIDKEFFRLWFRERCDPYKDAILPVPPDDLIAELASRYIQLFEKITGTAFVPDLRPLDATVIAGLSA from the coding sequence ATGGAACGACAGAGATTGATCGACGCCATTCCGTATTGCCTTACGGAGACCAACCTGCCTTTGCTGGACAAGTATCCCGGCAAGGTGCGTGATACGTACGACCTGGGAGATGGACGTTTGCTGCTCGTCACCACGGACCGGCAGAGCGGTTTCGATCGCATGTTGGGGGCGATTCCGTTTAAGGGGCAGGTGCTCAATCGCACTTCGCTGCACTGGTTTGCCGCGACGAAGCATATCGTTGGCAACCACGTTCTCCGCAGTCCCCATGCGAATGCGCTGCTTGCGCGCAAGTGCCGGGTGTTGCCGATTGAGTTCGTTGTGCGCGGCTATCTGACGGGTTCGACCGATACCTCCATCTGGACGCAGTATGCGAAGGGCGTGCGCCAGTACTGCGGTCATGCACTGCCTGAGGGCATGCGTAAGAACGAGAAGCTGCAGCAGAATATCGTGACGCCTACGACGAAGGAGACGGCGCATGATCGCCCCATCACGGCGCAGGAGATCGTCGCCGAAGGCTGGATGACGGCGGAGCAGTGGGAGTTCTGTTCGGCAAAGGCGCTGGCGCTGTTCGCGTTCGGGCAGAAGATCGCTGCGGAGCACGGGCTGATTCTCGTGGACACGAAGTATGAGTTTGGCGTTGGAGACGATGGCGAGATCCTTCTGATCGATGAGATCCATACGCCGGATTCCAGCCGTTACTGGCTCGCGGACAGTTATGCGGAGCGGCTCGCGGTTGGGCAGGAGCCGGATATGATCGACAAGGAATTCTTCCGTCTTTGGTTCCGCGAGCGCTGCGATCCGTACAAAGACGCGATCCTTCCTGTGCCTCCTGATGACCTCATCGCGGAGCTGGCCTCGCGTTACATTCAACTCTTCGAGAAGATTACGGGTACGGCGTTCGTGCCGGATCTGCGTCCGCTGGACGCGACCGTGATCGCAGGTTTATCGGCATGA
- the purL gene encoding phosphoribosylformylglycinamidine synthase — protein MPHLKNNVTTPLNIQKMSPATSPETSLPDSSRQVSVRLLPGPAALTLFEAERLAERLRALDAGVSAVTASYLYMLLVREGEIDETRLAELLGPGDETLSGASVWIAPRMGTQSPWSSKATDILHNTGFGNIERIERARVVHIAGAHDVKALAGALHDRMTESVFFGDAEELQTLFAPRQQKPLAHIDVLGQGAAAIAAADRELGLSLAADEIDYLVAEFKKLGRNPTDVELYMFAQANSEHCRHKIFNATWTIDGVKQPRSLFQMIRNTNEVSGDNVLSAYRDNAAVIRGSRGGRFFPEATGNAYGYHDEDIHILLKVETHNHPTAISPWPGAATGSGGEIRDEGATGRGAKPKAGLSGFTVSNLNLPQAPQPWEQPFGRPAHIASPLDIMIEGPLGAAAFNDEFGRPNLCGYFRTFEQANDESAGQAWGYHKPIMLAGGLGNIRAEHVEKGAMKPGYALVALGGPAMLIGLGGGAASSSAGNGNTELDFASVQRDNAEMERRAQEVIDRCWQYGESNPIAFIHDVGAGGLSNAFPELIKDGGCGGTFDLNAIPRGEAGLSPLETWCNEAQERYVLAIAPENLAAFEAICARERCPFGVIGYAEQEPHLTLSDGAEKPIDLPLQVLFGKPPKMERAFTRTDLKATPLELSGVTIEAAVERLLRLPAIASKSFLITIGDRSVGGMVVQDQMVGPWQVPVADCAVTITSYDTTTGEAMAVGERTPLAVIDAAASARMAVGEVITNMAGAAIDKLSDIKLSANWMAAAGQGNEDQKLFDAVHAVGMEFCPALGMTIPVGKDSMSMKTKWREGEAEKSVVSPLSLIVSGFAPVSDVRRTLTPQLQAGDTTLILIDLAAGWNRLGGSCLAQVYGQVGDETPDAPQPSVLKAFFEAIQKLNSEQKLLAYHDRSDGGLFVTLVEMAFAGHMGLAIDLAQADLGTLFSEELGAVIQVASADASAVLDSLTDAGLAAQAIGHGVTGNEIVFRHDGQVVYRNTRTALQKMWAETSFHIQSLRDNPECAAQEFALLDDAEGPGLSVSVPFELAERVSAPFFHSERPRVAILREQGVNGQVEMAAAFDRAGFTAVDVHMSDLLAGRAELKDFSGLAACGGFSYGDVLGAGSGWAKTILFNDRLKDQFTDFFHREDTFSLGVCNGCQMMAQLRDIIPGASDWPHFERNVSARFEARVSMVEIQDTPSLFFSGMVGAKIPIVVAHGEGYAGSGGDLTALRYIDTYGAVTESYPLNPNGSVQGVAGLSSADGRALILMPHPERVALGLQHTWTRKLQHSPWQRMFDNARRWVR, from the coding sequence TTGCCACACTTGAAAAACAACGTAACGACGCCGCTAAACATACAGAAGATGTCGCCAGCCACATCACCAGAAACCTCTCTTCCCGACTCTAGCCGCCAGGTCTCGGTGCGTCTGCTGCCCGGTCCGGCGGCACTGACGCTGTTCGAGGCCGAACGGCTCGCGGAGCGCCTGCGCGCGCTCGACGCGGGGGTGTCGGCGGTCACGGCCTCGTATCTCTACATGCTGCTCGTTCGCGAGGGCGAGATCGACGAGACGCGGCTTGCCGAGTTGTTGGGCCCGGGCGATGAAACTCTTTCGGGAGCGAGTGTCTGGATTGCTCCGCGCATGGGGACGCAGTCGCCTTGGTCGAGCAAGGCCACCGACATTCTGCACAATACGGGCTTCGGCAATATCGAGCGGATAGAACGCGCGCGCGTGGTGCATATTGCCGGCGCGCACGATGTGAAGGCGTTGGCTGGTGCTTTGCACGATCGCATGACAGAGAGCGTCTTCTTTGGGGATGCCGAAGAGTTGCAGACGCTGTTCGCGCCACGGCAGCAGAAGCCGCTGGCGCATATCGACGTGCTGGGGCAGGGCGCTGCGGCGATTGCTGCGGCGGATCGCGAGCTTGGGCTGTCTCTGGCTGCGGATGAGATCGACTACCTGGTTGCGGAGTTCAAGAAGCTGGGCCGCAATCCGACCGATGTGGAGCTGTATATGTTCGCGCAGGCGAACAGCGAGCACTGCCGCCACAAGATCTTCAATGCGACCTGGACCATCGATGGTGTGAAGCAGCCGCGTTCGCTGTTCCAGATGATTCGCAATACGAATGAGGTCTCGGGCGACAACGTACTCTCGGCCTATCGTGACAATGCTGCGGTGATTCGCGGGTCGCGGGGCGGACGCTTCTTCCCGGAGGCGACGGGGAATGCGTATGGCTATCACGACGAAGACATTCACATCCTGCTGAAGGTTGAGACGCATAACCATCCGACGGCGATCTCGCCGTGGCCGGGTGCGGCGACCGGCTCGGGCGGGGAGATTCGCGATGAGGGTGCAACAGGCCGCGGCGCGAAGCCGAAGGCCGGGTTGAGCGGATTTACAGTTTCGAATCTGAATCTGCCGCAGGCCCCGCAGCCGTGGGAGCAGCCGTTTGGCCGTCCCGCGCATATCGCTTCGCCGCTGGACATCATGATCGAAGGACCTCTGGGTGCAGCGGCCTTCAACGATGAATTTGGCAGGCCTAACCTGTGCGGCTACTTCAGGACGTTTGAGCAGGCGAATGACGAGAGCGCCGGTCAGGCCTGGGGATATCACAAGCCGATCATGCTCGCGGGCGGCCTGGGCAATATTCGCGCGGAGCATGTTGAGAAGGGCGCGATGAAGCCCGGCTACGCACTGGTCGCGCTTGGTGGCCCGGCGATGTTGATCGGCCTTGGCGGCGGCGCGGCTTCGAGCAGTGCTGGGAACGGCAATACCGAGCTGGATTTTGCCTCGGTGCAGCGCGACAACGCGGAGATGGAGCGCCGCGCGCAGGAGGTCATCGACCGCTGCTGGCAGTATGGCGAGAGCAATCCGATTGCGTTTATCCACGATGTCGGCGCAGGCGGTTTGTCGAATGCCTTCCCGGAGTTGATCAAGGATGGCGGCTGCGGCGGCACATTCGACCTGAACGCGATTCCGCGCGGCGAGGCGGGCTTGAGCCCGCTGGAGACCTGGTGCAACGAGGCCCAGGAGCGCTATGTGCTGGCGATTGCGCCGGAGAATCTGGCGGCGTTTGAGGCGATCTGCGCGCGTGAGCGCTGCCCGTTCGGCGTCATCGGCTATGCAGAGCAGGAGCCGCACCTGACGCTGAGCGATGGCGCGGAAAAACCTATTGACCTGCCTTTGCAGGTACTCTTCGGCAAGCCGCCGAAGATGGAGCGCGCATTTACCCGCACGGACTTGAAGGCAACACCGCTGGAACTCTCGGGTGTGACGATTGAGGCTGCGGTGGAGCGCCTGTTGCGTCTGCCTGCGATTGCGTCGAAGTCCTTCCTGATTACCATTGGCGACCGCAGCGTTGGCGGCATGGTGGTGCAGGACCAGATGGTCGGCCCGTGGCAGGTTCCGGTGGCTGACTGTGCGGTGACGATCACTTCTTACGACACGACGACCGGTGAGGCGATGGCCGTGGGCGAGCGCACGCCGCTGGCGGTGATCGATGCCGCGGCTTCGGCGCGCATGGCGGTAGGTGAGGTCATCACCAACATGGCAGGCGCGGCCATCGACAAACTCTCGGACATCAAGCTCTCGGCCAACTGGATGGCGGCCGCGGGGCAGGGGAACGAAGACCAGAAGCTCTTTGATGCGGTGCATGCGGTTGGCATGGAGTTCTGCCCTGCGCTGGGGATGACGATTCCGGTCGGCAAGGACTCGATGTCGATGAAGACGAAGTGGCGCGAGGGCGAGGCGGAGAAGTCCGTGGTGTCGCCGCTGTCGCTGATCGTCTCAGGCTTTGCGCCGGTGAGCGATGTGCGCCGGACACTGACGCCTCAGTTGCAGGCAGGCGATACAACGCTGATTCTGATCGACCTTGCCGCAGGCTGGAATCGTCTGGGTGGGTCGTGCCTTGCACAGGTCTACGGCCAGGTGGGCGATGAAACACCCGATGCGCCGCAACCCTCAGTGCTCAAGGCCTTCTTCGAGGCGATCCAGAAGCTCAACAGCGAGCAGAAGCTGCTGGCGTATCACGACCGTAGCGATGGCGGTCTCTTCGTCACGCTGGTGGAGATGGCCTTTGCCGGGCACATGGGGCTGGCGATCGATCTGGCTCAGGCCGATCTCGGTACCTTGTTCAGCGAAGAGCTCGGGGCTGTGATCCAGGTGGCTAGTGCTGATGCTTCTGCCGTGCTCGACTCGCTGACGGATGCGGGACTTGCCGCGCAGGCGATCGGTCACGGCGTTACCGGGAACGAGATCGTGTTCCGCCATGACGGGCAGGTTGTCTATCGCAATACGCGCACCGCGCTGCAGAAGATGTGGGCGGAGACGAGCTTTCATATCCAATCGCTGCGAGACAATCCGGAGTGCGCCGCGCAGGAGTTTGCGCTGCTTGACGATGCGGAGGGTCCGGGGCTTTCGGTGAGTGTGCCGTTTGAGCTGGCGGAGCGTGTCAGCGCGCCGTTCTTCCATAGCGAACGTCCGAGGGTGGCGATCCTGCGCGAGCAGGGTGTGAACGGGCAGGTGGAGATGGCTGCGGCCTTCGACCGTGCGGGCTTTACTGCTGTCGACGTACACATGAGCGATCTGCTCGCTGGTCGCGCGGAGTTGAAAGACTTCAGCGGACTTGCAGCTTGTGGTGGTTTCTCCTATGGCGATGTGCTGGGAGCGGGAAGCGGCTGGGCGAAGACGATTCTGTTCAACGATCGTCTGAAGGACCAGTTCACGGACTTCTTCCATCGTGAGGATACTTTCTCGCTGGGAGTCTGCAATGGCTGCCAGATGATGGCGCAACTGCGCGATATTATTCCGGGGGCGTCGGACTGGCCGCACTTCGAGCGCAATGTATCCGCACGCTTTGAGGCGCGGGTCTCCATGGTGGAGATTCAGGACACGCCTTCGCTGTTCTTCAGCGGCATGGTAGGGGCGAAGATCCCTATCGTGGTGGCGCATGGCGAGGGCTATGCTGGCTCGGGTGGAGATCTAACGGCTCTGCGTTACATCGACACCTATGGCGCTGTGACGGAGAGCTATCCACTGAACCCGAATGGTTCTGTGCAGGGTGTCGCGGGGTTGAGCAGCGCCGATGGCAGGGCGTTGATCCTGATGCCGCATCCCGAGCGCGTCGCGCTGGGACTGCAGCACACCTGGACGCGGAAATTGCAGCATAGCCCCTGGCAACGTATGTTTGACAATGCTCGTCGCTGGGTTCGGTAG
- the purM gene encoding phosphoribosylformylglycinamidine cyclo-ligase — MSAKIDYKSAGVDIEAGNEAVRRIKSHVARTHSAAVLTGLGSFGTMFSLSDAIKGMIDPVMVQSTDGVGTKTKVTVMAGRYEALGHDLVAAVAGDIAVMGAKPLTFLDYVGLHKTDPAVVEELVRGMTAACFDAGIALVGGETAEMPAVYAEGDLDVVGFVTGVVEREKLLTGAGIVPGDALYAINSSGLHTNGFSLARKLFFEIGGYAIDATPEEFGGKSLADVLLAPHANYVAPIQSILGAGIPVKGMAHITGGGLVENVPRIIPDGLGVVVDRATWTPQPVFATMQRLGDIDDLEMHRTFNMGVGLVIVAPAGLQDDLAAALGDFPALRVWELGRVEAGTTGVRFSGV; from the coding sequence TTGAGCGCGAAGATTGATTACAAGTCTGCTGGAGTGGACATTGAAGCCGGGAATGAGGCGGTGCGACGCATCAAGTCGCATGTGGCACGCACGCATTCGGCTGCGGTGCTGACCGGGCTCGGATCGTTTGGCACCATGTTCTCGCTGAGCGATGCGATCAAGGGGATGATCGACCCGGTGATGGTGCAGAGCACCGACGGCGTCGGAACCAAGACCAAGGTGACGGTCATGGCCGGTCGTTATGAAGCTCTTGGCCATGACCTCGTCGCTGCTGTTGCGGGTGACATCGCTGTGATGGGTGCGAAGCCGCTAACGTTTCTGGATTATGTTGGGCTGCATAAGACCGATCCTGCGGTTGTGGAAGAACTGGTGCGCGGCATGACCGCGGCCTGCTTCGACGCGGGCATTGCGCTGGTGGGCGGCGAGACCGCCGAGATGCCCGCAGTCTACGCGGAGGGCGATCTCGATGTGGTCGGCTTCGTTACGGGTGTTGTGGAGCGTGAGAAGCTGCTGACGGGCGCCGGCATTGTGCCGGGCGATGCGCTCTACGCGATCAACTCCAGCGGTCTGCATACCAATGGCTTTTCGCTGGCGCGCAAACTGTTCTTTGAGATCGGTGGCTATGCGATCGATGCGACGCCGGAAGAGTTCGGCGGCAAGTCGCTGGCCGATGTGCTGCTCGCGCCGCATGCCAACTATGTCGCGCCGATCCAGAGCATTCTGGGTGCCGGTATTCCGGTGAAGGGAATGGCGCACATCACCGGCGGCGGGCTGGTCGAAAACGTACCGCGCATTATTCCCGATGGGCTTGGCGTGGTGGTCGATCGTGCGACGTGGACGCCACAGCCTGTCTTCGCGACGATGCAGCGGCTTGGCGACATCGACGATCTTGAGATGCACCGGACGTTCAACATGGGCGTTGGTTTGGTGATCGTTGCGCCTGCAGGTTTGCAGGACGACCTGGCTGCTGCGCTTGGTGATTTTCCGGCATTGCGCGTCTGGGAGCTTGGCCGCGTCGAAGCGGGCACGACCGGCGTGCGGTTCAGCGGGGTGTAG
- the purF gene encoding amidophosphoribosyltransferase: MCGIVGVFGHNPVSQVIFDSLSMLQHRGQDAAGIATCFDERFYLEKGNGLITEVFDAGNMARLLGNIGIGHVRYPTAGCASVAEAQPFYVNSPYGIVFAHNGNLTNVADIVQGLFETDMRHLNTNSDSEVMLNVFAHAMARRGAVKPNEFDIFAAVEEVHRRCKGGYAVVAMIAGVGMVAFRDLNGIRPLVFGTRQEGKTEYMIASETVALQVSGFKLEHDLAPGEVIFIDHNGELFNHVSLQAHEKAPCLFEYVYLARPDSTMDGASVYQCRINMGIKLAEKIKREWSHLPIDVIIPIPSTSRIAAQEIATRLNIPYRDAFVRNRYVGRTFIMPGQAQRKQSIRRKLNPIPQAFQGKNVMLVDDSIVRGTTIREIVAMTREQGAKNVYVCSAAPPVRYPNVYGIDMPARSELVANGKTVQQLAKDIGADELIFQDLQDLKDSITEASPDLTHFDSSVFDGNYVTGDVTEEYLATLEKQRNDAAKHTEDVASHITRNLSSRL, from the coding sequence ATGTGCGGTATTGTTGGTGTCTTTGGGCACAATCCGGTTAGTCAGGTTATCTTCGATTCTTTGTCCATGCTGCAACACCGTGGGCAGGATGCTGCGGGTATTGCTACCTGTTTTGATGAGCGTTTCTATCTCGAAAAGGGCAACGGCCTGATTACCGAGGTCTTCGATGCCGGCAATATGGCACGGCTTCTGGGAAACATTGGCATTGGTCATGTGCGGTATCCGACTGCCGGTTGTGCGTCGGTGGCCGAGGCCCAGCCCTTTTATGTGAATTCGCCGTACGGCATCGTCTTTGCGCATAACGGCAACCTCACGAATGTCGCCGATATCGTTCAAGGCCTGTTCGAAACGGACATGCGCCATTTGAACACGAACTCCGACTCCGAGGTCATGCTGAACGTCTTTGCCCACGCCATGGCGCGGCGCGGCGCGGTGAAGCCGAATGAGTTCGACATCTTTGCCGCCGTGGAAGAGGTCCACCGTCGATGTAAGGGTGGCTATGCCGTCGTTGCGATGATCGCGGGCGTTGGCATGGTGGCGTTTCGCGATTTGAACGGCATTCGTCCGCTGGTCTTCGGCACCCGCCAGGAAGGCAAGACCGAGTACATGATTGCCTCGGAGACCGTGGCCCTGCAGGTCAGCGGCTTCAAGCTGGAGCATGATCTTGCCCCCGGCGAAGTGATCTTCATCGACCACAATGGGGAACTCTTCAACCATGTAAGTTTACAGGCGCACGAAAAAGCTCCCTGCCTGTTCGAGTACGTATACCTGGCACGGCCCGATTCCACGATGGATGGCGCTTCGGTATATCAGTGCCGCATCAACATGGGCATCAAGCTGGCAGAGAAGATTAAGCGCGAATGGTCGCATCTGCCGATTGATGTCATTATCCCGATCCCATCGACCAGCCGCATTGCGGCGCAGGAGATCGCGACGCGGCTTAATATCCCTTACCGTGACGCCTTTGTGCGGAACCGCTATGTCGGGCGCACCTTCATCATGCCGGGGCAGGCGCAGCGCAAGCAGTCGATTCGCCGCAAGCTGAACCCGATTCCGCAGGCCTTCCAAGGCAAGAACGTGATGCTGGTGGACGATTCCATTGTGCGTGGAACGACAATCCGCGAGATCGTCGCGATGACTCGTGAGCAGGGCGCCAAGAATGTCTATGTCTGCTCCGCTGCGCCGCCGGTGCGCTATCCCAACGTCTACGGCATCGATATGCCGGCACGCTCCGAGCTGGTGGCTAACGGCAAGACCGTGCAGCAGCTGGCGAAGGACATCGGCGCCGACGAGCTCATCTTCCAGGATTTGCAGGATCTGAAGGATTCGATCACCGAGGCTTCACCCGATCTGACGCACTTTGACAGCTCGGTCTTCGATGGAAACTATGTGACGGGAGACGTCACAGAAGAGTATCTTGCCACACTTGAAAAACAACGTAACGACGCCGCTAAACATACAGAAGATGTCGCCAGCCACATCACCAGAAACCTCTCTTCCCGACTCTAG